In Nonomuraea sp. NBC_00507, the following are encoded in one genomic region:
- a CDS encoding carbohydrate ABC transporter permease — MARELTSSVSPPRAVEARGGGRAAHPPARSPRRRGARGWLYVLPALAVYLGFAIWPALNTLRLSLLTWDGILPATWAGFGNYVEIFQDSALYEAILHSLVLIIFFSFIPIGVGLLMTALLMGKVRRGMTFFRVVFFLPQVLPLVAVGITWRWLYSDAGVVNQFLDLVGLGAITRAWLGDYQLALVALGLIGTWVMSGLCMMLFLTGAQKIDPSLYEAAKLDGAGSFRQFRHVTLPGVRREITVAGVITTIAALASFDLVFVTTNGGPAGQTNVPGLLVYRLAFNEGDIGGASALAVVLTVIVVAVVSAVRYFTRDES; from the coding sequence ATGGCTCGTGAGCTGACCTCGTCCGTCTCTCCGCCGCGCGCCGTCGAGGCACGCGGCGGGGGGCGGGCGGCCCACCCGCCCGCCCGCTCGCCGCGCCGGCGCGGAGCGCGCGGCTGGCTCTACGTGCTGCCCGCACTCGCGGTCTACCTGGGATTCGCCATCTGGCCGGCGCTGAACACGCTGCGCCTGTCCCTCCTGACGTGGGACGGCATCCTGCCGGCCACCTGGGCGGGCTTCGGCAATTACGTGGAGATCTTTCAGGACTCGGCGCTGTATGAGGCCATCCTGCACAGCCTCGTGCTGATCATCTTCTTCTCGTTCATCCCCATCGGCGTCGGGCTGCTCATGACGGCGCTGCTGATGGGGAAGGTGCGCCGGGGGATGACGTTCTTCCGCGTCGTCTTCTTCCTCCCCCAGGTGCTTCCGCTCGTCGCCGTCGGCATCACCTGGCGGTGGCTCTACAGCGACGCCGGCGTCGTCAACCAGTTCCTCGACCTGGTGGGGCTGGGCGCGATCACCCGCGCCTGGCTGGGCGACTACCAGCTGGCGCTCGTCGCGCTCGGGCTCATCGGCACCTGGGTGATGAGCGGGCTGTGCATGATGCTCTTCCTGACCGGCGCGCAGAAGATCGACCCCTCCCTGTACGAGGCGGCCAAACTCGACGGTGCGGGGTCGTTCCGGCAGTTCCGCCACGTCACGCTGCCCGGGGTGCGCCGGGAGATCACCGTCGCCGGCGTCATCACCACGATCGCCGCTCTGGCCAGCTTCGACCTGGTCTTCGTCACGACGAACGGCGGCCCGGCGGGTCAGACCAACGTGCCCGGTCTGCTGGTCTACCGGCTGGCCTTCAACGAAGGCGACATCGGCGGCGCCAGCGCGCTGGCCGTCGTGCTGACCGTGATCGTGGTCGCCGTCGTCAGCGCCGTCCGATACTTCACCAGGGATGAGAGTTGA
- a CDS encoding carbohydrate ABC transporter permease, whose translation MRGGVSLRYGVLVLLAVMILVPFAGIILAALHPPGSQLNGLSIPDQWSWENFTLAWERGNMTALMRSSLLIAVFVVPLSVVLATLAGYGLAILRVWGHRTLSFAFVMGLTLPIELIVVALYFNLREVGLTNSYVGIILAEAALFMPFGVYWMQTHFSNVPEELVEAARIDGARDLIVLARVLVPISWPAITTLSVLYFMWSWNQFMLVLVMMQDPDRRTAPSGLGLFVGEHTTDIPLLGAACLIVIAPIVVVYLLFQRSFVSGITQGAIKG comes from the coding sequence ATGCGCGGCGGTGTCAGTCTCAGGTACGGAGTGCTCGTCCTGCTCGCGGTCATGATTCTGGTGCCGTTCGCCGGCATCATCCTGGCCGCCCTGCATCCGCCCGGTTCGCAGCTCAACGGGCTGAGCATCCCGGACCAGTGGTCGTGGGAGAACTTCACGCTCGCCTGGGAGCGGGGCAACATGACCGCGCTCATGCGCTCGAGCCTGCTGATCGCGGTCTTCGTGGTGCCGCTGTCGGTGGTGCTGGCCACGCTCGCCGGCTACGGCCTGGCGATCCTCAGGGTGTGGGGGCACCGGACGTTGTCGTTCGCGTTCGTGATGGGGCTCACGCTGCCGATCGAGCTGATCGTGGTGGCGCTCTACTTCAACCTGCGCGAGGTCGGCCTCACCAACTCCTACGTCGGCATCATCCTGGCCGAGGCGGCCCTGTTCATGCCGTTCGGGGTCTACTGGATGCAGACGCACTTCTCGAACGTGCCCGAGGAGCTCGTGGAGGCGGCGCGGATCGACGGCGCCAGGGACCTCATCGTGCTGGCGCGGGTGCTGGTGCCCATCTCGTGGCCGGCGATCACCACGCTGTCAGTGCTGTACTTCATGTGGTCGTGGAACCAGTTCATGCTGGTGCTGGTGATGATGCAGGACCCGGACCGGCGCACCGCGCCGAGCGGGCTGGGGCTCTTCGTCGGCGAGCACACAACGGACATCCCGTTGCTGGGGGCCGCCTGTTTGATCGTCATCGCGCCGATCGTCGTGGTGTATCTCCTCTTCCAGCGCAGCTTCGTGAGCGGGATCACCCAGGGCGCCATCAAGGGCTGA
- a CDS encoding GntR family transcriptional regulator, with product MVGTPPELERGTGVPAHVQIERWLLESIDSGELAPGDRLPGERELAGRLGVSRMTLRQALATLEHDGVLVRVPGRAGGAFVAEPRIECDLTGLAGFTEQMRRAHLRAEARILTARTVPARGTVARALEVEAGSPVHEVARVRSAGRSPVALERSYFPDLPGLLDQDLTGSLYTLLATHYDLGPRTAVEHLDPVIARPGDAAELGIAPGAPLMLIERTAYAADGTPVEFARDLFRPDRVRIAVRSGVTGPAES from the coding sequence GTGGTCGGTACCCCGCCTGAGCTGGAGCGTGGCACCGGCGTCCCCGCGCACGTGCAGATCGAGCGATGGCTGCTTGAGTCCATCGACAGCGGCGAGCTGGCGCCGGGCGACCGGCTGCCCGGCGAGCGGGAGCTGGCCGGGCGGCTCGGCGTGAGCAGGATGACGCTCAGACAGGCCCTGGCGACGCTGGAGCACGACGGCGTGCTGGTCAGGGTCCCCGGCAGGGCGGGCGGCGCGTTCGTGGCCGAGCCGCGCATCGAGTGCGACCTGACGGGCCTGGCCGGGTTCACCGAGCAGATGCGGCGGGCTCACCTGCGGGCCGAGGCGAGGATCCTGACGGCCAGGACGGTGCCCGCCAGGGGCACGGTGGCCCGAGCGCTTGAGGTCGAGGCGGGCTCGCCCGTGCACGAGGTGGCCAGGGTGCGCTCGGCCGGGCGCTCGCCGGTGGCGCTCGAGCGTTCCTACTTCCCCGACCTGCCCGGGCTGCTCGACCAGGACCTCACCGGCTCCCTCTACACTCTCCTGGCCACCCACTACGACCTGGGGCCGCGCACCGCGGTCGAGCACCTCGACCCGGTGATCGCCCGCCCGGGGGACGCCGCCGAGCTGGGCATCGCGCCGGGCGCGCCGCTCATGCTGATCGAGCGCACGGCCTACGCGGCGGACGGCACGCCGGTGGAGTTCGCGCGCGACCTGTTCCGCCCCGACCGGGTCCGCATCGCGGTACGCAGCGGCGTCACGGGACCAGCGGAGTCTTGA
- a CDS encoding GcvT family protein translates to MSDSARIVIIGGGVGGASVAYHLTQLGERDVVVLERDELTSGSTFHSAGLVGQLRADPTLTRMNQYSVELYRTLDAGWTECGGIKLASTPERMAEIRRQIGWARTFGLPLEEISVAEAVELFPLMDPEGVIGAAYLPTDGQIDPSQLCYALAARAREGGATIRTGTRVLGIDVVNGRVTGVRTDQGDIACEIVVNCGGMFAAEIGRMAGVRVPIVPMSHQYVVTDAFHDHTGLPTLRDPDLLVYYRQEVQGLVMGGYERTCAPWTAGPNAYDAVPADFNGRLLPEDWPRLEEIFDNSRVRVPAMADVGIRKLINGPEAFTPDNEFCLGETEVAGFFVAAGFCAHGIAGAGGIGKVMAEWIVEGEPSMDLWHMDVRRFGRHYRSPSYTLKRAVENYETYYDIRYPGHERSAGRPLRVSPAYAWHAAHGAVFGEKSGWERVNYYATNDDGGGERPVGWAGRLWSPAIGVEHRATRTTAGLFDESSFAKIEVTGAGAAELLEWVCDNRVAREVGAVTYTQALNRRGGIECDFTVTRRGEQEFLIVTGTAFGSHDLGWLRKQAAHTGSTARIADVTGQYACFALWGPRARDIVKELTPDPMDFPFMSSREITVGDVPVLALRVTFVGEHGWELYCSSEYGLALWHALWRAGEPYGLVAGGYKAIDSLRLEKGYRVWGADIGPETTPYEAGLGFCVKPDKDFLGRDALDPAPERRLRCVTLSDPTAVALGNEPVRLDGRVVTRVTSGGYGYTARESIAYAYLPAETGAEVEIEVEGAWVPGTVVKTPLVP, encoded by the coding sequence ATGAGCGACTCGGCCCGCATCGTGATCATCGGCGGCGGCGTGGGCGGCGCGTCCGTCGCCTACCACCTCACCCAGCTCGGCGAGCGCGACGTGGTCGTGCTCGAGCGGGACGAGCTGACCAGCGGCTCCACCTTCCACTCCGCCGGGCTCGTCGGCCAGCTGCGCGCCGACCCCACGCTGACCCGGATGAACCAATACTCCGTCGAGCTCTACCGCACCCTCGACGCCGGCTGGACCGAATGCGGCGGCATCAAGCTGGCCTCCACGCCGGAGCGGATGGCCGAGATCCGGCGCCAGATCGGGTGGGCGCGGACGTTCGGGCTGCCGCTGGAGGAGATCTCGGTGGCCGAGGCCGTGGAGTTGTTCCCGCTCATGGATCCCGAGGGCGTAATCGGGGCCGCGTACCTGCCGACGGACGGGCAGATCGACCCGTCGCAGCTGTGCTACGCGCTGGCCGCGAGGGCCCGCGAGGGCGGCGCGACCATCCGCACCGGCACCCGCGTGCTGGGCATCGACGTCGTGAACGGCCGGGTCACCGGGGTCCGCACCGACCAGGGGGACATCGCCTGCGAGATCGTGGTCAACTGCGGCGGCATGTTCGCGGCCGAGATCGGCCGCATGGCCGGCGTGCGGGTCCCCATCGTGCCGATGTCGCACCAGTACGTGGTGACCGACGCCTTCCACGACCACACCGGCCTGCCCACGCTGCGCGACCCCGACCTGCTCGTCTACTACCGGCAGGAGGTGCAGGGCCTGGTCATGGGCGGGTACGAGCGCACGTGCGCGCCCTGGACGGCCGGCCCCAACGCCTACGACGCGGTGCCCGCCGACTTCAACGGCCGCCTCCTGCCCGAGGACTGGCCGAGGCTCGAGGAGATCTTCGACAACTCCCGGGTGCGGGTGCCGGCGATGGCCGACGTCGGCATCCGCAAGCTGATCAACGGCCCCGAGGCGTTCACCCCCGACAACGAGTTCTGCCTCGGCGAGACCGAGGTGGCCGGGTTCTTCGTGGCCGCCGGGTTCTGCGCGCACGGCATCGCGGGCGCGGGCGGCATCGGCAAGGTGATGGCCGAGTGGATCGTCGAGGGCGAGCCGAGCATGGACCTGTGGCACATGGACGTGCGCCGGTTCGGCCGCCACTACCGCTCGCCGTCGTACACGCTCAAGCGGGCGGTCGAGAACTACGAGACGTACTACGACATCCGCTACCCCGGGCACGAACGGTCGGCGGGGCGGCCCCTGCGGGTCTCGCCCGCCTACGCCTGGCACGCCGCCCACGGGGCCGTCTTCGGGGAGAAGTCGGGCTGGGAGCGGGTCAACTACTACGCGACCAACGACGACGGGGGAGGGGAGCGGCCGGTCGGCTGGGCGGGGCGGCTGTGGTCGCCCGCGATCGGAGTCGAGCATCGTGCCACCCGGACCACGGCGGGGCTTTTCGACGAGAGCTCGTTCGCCAAGATCGAGGTCACCGGCGCGGGCGCGGCGGAGCTGCTGGAGTGGGTGTGCGACAACCGGGTCGCCCGGGAGGTGGGCGCGGTCACGTACACGCAGGCGCTCAACCGGCGCGGTGGCATCGAGTGCGACTTCACCGTCACCCGGCGCGGCGAGCAGGAGTTCCTCATCGTCACCGGCACCGCGTTCGGCTCCCACGACCTGGGGTGGCTGCGCAAGCAGGCCGCGCACACCGGCTCGACGGCGAGGATCGCCGACGTGACCGGCCAGTACGCCTGCTTCGCCCTGTGGGGTCCGCGGGCCCGCGACATCGTCAAGGAGCTGACGCCGGACCCGATGGACTTCCCGTTCATGTCGTCGCGGGAGATCACCGTGGGGGACGTGCCGGTGCTGGCGCTGCGGGTGACGTTCGTGGGCGAGCACGGCTGGGAGCTCTACTGCTCCAGCGAGTACGGCCTGGCGTTGTGGCATGCCCTGTGGCGGGCGGGGGAGCCGTACGGGCTGGTGGCCGGCGGCTACAAGGCCATCGACAGCCTGCGGCTGGAGAAGGGCTACCGGGTGTGGGGCGCGGACATCGGGCCGGAGACGACGCCGTACGAGGCAGGCCTGGGGTTCTGCGTCAAGCCGGACAAGGACTTCCTCGGCAGGGACGCGCTGGACCCGGCACCTGAGCGCCGGTTGCGGTGCGTGACGCTGAGCGACCCTACGGCCGTGGCGCTCGGCAACGAGCCCGTCCGGCTGGACGGGCGGGTCGTCACCCGGGTCACCTCCGGCGGATACGGCTACACCGCCCGTGAGTCCATCGCCTACGCCTACCTGCCGGCCGAGACGGGGGCCGAGGTCGAGATCGAGGTCGAGGGGGCGTGGGTGCCGGGCACGGTGGTCAAGACTCCGCTGGTCCCGTGA
- a CDS encoding phosphotransferase yields MAVPEVLDRIPLLSGVPRTVEELPGGLTNHNYKVVTPDGAYVARVWASDGALLAIDRDAEHANSVAAAAAGVGAPVHAYLPELGVLVVGFVPGRTFTEADLRDPANLPRVAQACRRLHAGPRFVRDFDMFDVQQRYLEIVQTRGFRLPAKYLDFMPTVAEIRKCLAVRDEGTVPCNNDLLPGNILDDGERLWLIDYEYSGNNDPCFELGNVWSESDLPLGHLEELVTAYYGRRLRNKIARARLLGLMSKYGWTLWASIQDGANESIDFDFWSWGMEKYERAVAEFTGPELTSLMDEAARSD; encoded by the coding sequence ATGGCCGTGCCCGAGGTGCTCGATCGTATCCCGCTGCTGTCCGGCGTGCCGCGTACCGTCGAGGAGTTGCCCGGCGGGCTGACCAACCACAACTACAAGGTCGTCACGCCCGATGGGGCGTACGTGGCGCGCGTGTGGGCCAGCGACGGGGCGCTGCTGGCCATCGACAGGGACGCCGAGCACGCGAACTCGGTCGCGGCGGCCGCCGCCGGGGTGGGGGCCCCGGTGCACGCATACCTGCCCGAGCTCGGGGTGCTGGTCGTGGGGTTCGTGCCGGGGCGGACGTTCACGGAGGCCGACCTGCGGGATCCGGCGAACCTGCCGCGCGTGGCGCAGGCGTGCAGGCGGCTGCACGCAGGGCCGCGGTTCGTGCGCGACTTCGACATGTTCGACGTCCAGCAGCGCTACCTGGAGATCGTCCAGACTCGCGGCTTTCGGCTTCCGGCCAAATATCTCGACTTCATGCCCACTGTCGCTGAAATCCGGAAATGTCTGGCTGTGCGCGACGAAGGCACCGTCCCCTGTAACAACGACCTGCTGCCGGGCAACATCCTCGACGACGGCGAGCGCCTCTGGCTGATCGACTACGAGTACTCCGGCAACAACGACCCCTGCTTCGAGCTCGGCAACGTCTGGAGCGAGTCCGACCTGCCGCTCGGCCACCTGGAGGAGCTCGTCACCGCCTACTACGGCCGCCGGCTCCGCAACAAGATCGCCCGCGCCCGGCTGCTCGGCCTCATGTCCAAGTACGGCTGGACGTTGTGGGCCTCGATCCAGGACGGCGCCAACGAGAGCATCGACTTCGACTTCTGGTCGTGGGGGATGGAGAAGTACGAGCGGGCCGTGGCCGAGTTCACCGGGCCCGAACTGACGTCCCTCATGGACGAGGCCGCGCGTTCGGATTAG
- a CDS encoding DUF4126 domain-containing protein, whose amino-acid sequence MLAALTGLGLSTAAGLNAYIPLLVVGVLSNVTDAVKLPDGYSWLSNWGVLAVIAVLLAAEMVLDKVPAVDSVNDAIQTVIRPASGGVVFSATNAAAELEQSTWMTENPWVGWLLGIVVALAVHAMKAAARPVVNAGTAGVGAPVVSTAEDAGSLGMSLIAVFAPILVIVALLVLAVLSWWLFRRVRRFRARRRAARSQPPG is encoded by the coding sequence ATGCTTGCCGCATTGACCGGCCTGGGCCTGTCCACGGCCGCCGGTTTGAACGCCTACATCCCGCTCCTGGTGGTGGGCGTCTTGTCCAACGTCACCGACGCCGTGAAGCTGCCCGACGGCTACTCCTGGCTGTCGAACTGGGGCGTGCTCGCGGTGATCGCGGTGCTGCTGGCCGCGGAGATGGTCCTCGACAAGGTCCCCGCCGTCGACAGCGTCAACGACGCCATCCAGACCGTGATCCGCCCGGCCTCCGGCGGTGTGGTCTTCTCGGCCACGAACGCCGCCGCCGAACTGGAGCAGTCCACGTGGATGACGGAGAACCCGTGGGTGGGCTGGCTCCTGGGTATCGTCGTGGCGCTGGCCGTGCACGCGATGAAGGCGGCGGCCCGCCCCGTGGTCAACGCGGGCACGGCAGGCGTGGGGGCGCCGGTGGTGAGCACGGCGGAGGACGCGGGGTCGCTCGGCATGAGCCTGATCGCGGTGTTCGCCCCGATCCTGGTGATCGTCGCGTTGCTGGTGCTCGCCGTCCTGTCCTGGTGGCTGTTCAGGCGGGTACGCCGCTTCCGCGCCCGCCGCCGAGCCGCCCGAAGTCAGCCTCCGGGCTGA
- a CDS encoding alpha/beta fold hydrolase, with protein MPYADVGDGIRIFYTDDGSGDGPPLLLVHGWGTDSHQWSWHIDALAAAGRRVIAADLRGHGYSSVPATGNTPRMMAEDLNALLDRLGIPQVVAVGHSMGGQVVSILAVEHPDRVRALVALDPGYGITDDIAQGFPQMIEGLRGEQPHAVAEAIDEWCTNAATPAVIRRWHKRRLYGMPPHVLAQAFEAMFTAPDAIGVRPASDDYLARRRCPVLSIWADPGRASWEAGLLKVPKSKVVCWEGSSHRLHEERPAEFVHLVGGWLRRLRG; from the coding sequence ATGCCGTACGCGGACGTCGGCGACGGCATCAGGATCTTCTACACCGACGACGGGAGCGGCGACGGGCCGCCGCTGCTGCTCGTCCATGGCTGGGGGACCGACTCGCACCAATGGTCCTGGCACATCGACGCGCTGGCGGCCGCCGGGCGCCGGGTGATCGCCGCCGATCTGCGCGGGCACGGCTACTCGTCGGTCCCGGCGACGGGCAACACGCCCCGCATGATGGCCGAGGACCTGAACGCCCTGCTCGACCGCCTCGGCATCCCCCAGGTCGTCGCCGTCGGGCACTCGATGGGTGGCCAGGTGGTGTCGATCCTGGCCGTCGAGCACCCGGACCGGGTACGCGCGCTCGTCGCCCTCGACCCGGGGTACGGCATCACCGACGACATCGCCCAGGGGTTCCCCCAGATGATCGAGGGCCTGCGCGGCGAGCAGCCGCACGCCGTCGCCGAGGCGATCGACGAGTGGTGCACGAACGCCGCCACGCCCGCCGTCATCCGCCGCTGGCACAAGCGCAGGCTGTACGGCATGCCGCCGCACGTGCTCGCCCAGGCGTTCGAGGCCATGTTCACTGCGCCGGACGCCATCGGCGTGCGGCCGGCCAGCGACGACTACCTGGCACGCAGGCGGTGCCCGGTGTTGTCGATCTGGGCCGATCCTGGCCGCGCGAGCTGGGAGGCGGGCCTGCTCAAGGTGCCGAAGTCGAAGGTCGTGTGCTGGGAGGGCTCCAGCCATCGGCTGCACGAGGAGCGCCCGGCCGAGTTCGTGCACCTCGTGGGTGGGTGGTTGCGGAGACTGCGCGGGTGA
- a CDS encoding glucose 1-dehydrogenase, producing MLDGKVVIITGGARGMGAATARRCVAAGARVVVTDVLVEEGTATAKELDARFIPHDVTSEEQWAHVVARTVEEFGRLDGLVNNAGIATMVPLEQQPLEEFQRVLQVNLVGVFLGLKSVAGAMRTSGGGAIVNLSSVAGLFALPGTGGYGASKWGVRGLTKIAALEFGKDRIRVNSVHPGMIVTPMTQGFGAVSGEGTFPLAPAGRWGEPAEVAEAIVFLLSDAASYVTGAELAVDGGWTAGESALLPRPEEVG from the coding sequence GTGCTTGACGGCAAGGTTGTGATCATCACCGGTGGTGCGAGAGGGATGGGGGCGGCGACCGCGCGGCGGTGCGTCGCGGCCGGTGCCCGGGTCGTGGTCACCGACGTGCTCGTGGAGGAGGGTACGGCCACGGCCAAGGAGCTCGACGCCCGGTTCATCCCGCACGACGTGACGAGCGAGGAGCAGTGGGCGCACGTGGTCGCGCGGACCGTGGAGGAGTTCGGGCGGCTCGACGGCCTGGTGAACAACGCCGGCATCGCCACCATGGTGCCCCTCGAGCAGCAGCCGCTGGAGGAGTTCCAGCGGGTGCTCCAGGTCAACCTGGTCGGCGTCTTCCTGGGGCTCAAGTCCGTGGCCGGCGCCATGCGGACCTCGGGCGGCGGCGCCATCGTCAACCTGTCCTCGGTCGCGGGGCTCTTCGCCTTGCCGGGTACGGGCGGGTACGGCGCGTCCAAGTGGGGCGTGCGTGGCCTCACCAAGATCGCCGCCTTGGAGTTCGGCAAGGACCGCATCCGGGTCAACTCCGTGCATCCGGGGATGATCGTCACCCCCATGACCCAGGGGTTCGGCGCCGTGTCGGGCGAGGGCACCTTCCCCCTGGCCCCGGCCGGGCGGTGGGGTGAGCCGGCGGAGGTCGCGGAGGCGATCGTGTTCCTGCTGTCCGACGCCGCCTCGTACGTCACCGGTGCCGAGCTCGCCGTCGACGGCGGCTGGACGGCAGGGGAGTCGGCGCTGCTGCCCCGCCCGGAAGAGGTGGGGTGA
- a CDS encoding Uma2 family endonuclease yields the protein MTMALPEWFYPGPPGGWTADMLDHLPPDAPRHVELIDGSLIMMSPQTLFHLYTVELIKQSIKPPAHLEVVREMTVTLGLRQRPEPDILVVNRSATTSMKLTSFKPEDVHLVVEVVSDESRERDRTTKPIKYSNAGIKYFWRVEEEGGLPVVYTFELEPTVRAYVPTGIHHKRLQTNIGFDVDIDLTLAQRPA from the coding sequence ATGACTATGGCCCTTCCTGAGTGGTTCTATCCCGGCCCCCCCGGTGGCTGGACCGCCGACATGCTCGATCATCTTCCCCCCGACGCGCCACGGCACGTCGAGCTGATCGATGGGTCTCTCATCATGATGTCGCCGCAGACGCTCTTTCACCTGTATACGGTCGAGCTGATTAAGCAGTCCATCAAACCGCCCGCGCATCTGGAGGTCGTTCGCGAAATGACGGTCACTCTGGGCCTGCGCCAGCGGCCGGAGCCCGACATCCTCGTGGTAAACAGGTCGGCGACCACTTCAATGAAGCTCACCTCCTTCAAGCCGGAGGACGTGCACCTCGTGGTCGAGGTGGTCTCGGATGAGTCCAGGGAGCGGGACCGGACCACGAAGCCGATCAAATACTCGAACGCCGGAATCAAGTACTTCTGGCGGGTGGAAGAAGAAGGCGGGCTCCCGGTCGTCTACACCTTCGAGCTCGAGCCGACGGTCAGGGCCTACGTCCCCACCGGCATCCATCACAAGCGACTACAGACCAACATCGGATTCGACGTCGACATCGACCTCACGTTGGCACAGCGACCCGCTTAG
- a CDS encoding serine protein kinase RIO, whose protein sequence is MPKHSQHRRRGKYALDTDDIEWLESTPDIALADDGPPEGDRWSTWDQSTPTEKGPRPYPGWLVTELAAVDTEHGVLKTGKEADVHLISRGVPGTDRVCLLAAKRYRSTEHRLFHRDTGYLEGRRTRDDRMNRAMASRTAFGRQAIAAQWAVAEFGALCRLWELGVPVPYPVQIVGTEILQEFIGTPDGYAAPRLAQVSDGLDDLWEQLVAAMVTLAREGLAHGDLSPYNLLVHDGRLVIIDLPQIVDVIAHPAGPSFLDRDARNVANWFAAKGVPADPDSLAELLRAETGIIR, encoded by the coding sequence GTGCCGAAGCACTCGCAACACCGCCGCCGTGGCAAGTACGCCCTCGACACCGACGACATCGAATGGCTCGAGAGCACTCCCGACATCGCCCTCGCCGATGACGGCCCGCCCGAGGGCGACCGCTGGTCCACCTGGGACCAGAGCACGCCCACGGAGAAGGGCCCCCGGCCGTACCCCGGCTGGCTGGTCACCGAGCTGGCCGCCGTCGACACCGAGCACGGCGTGCTCAAGACCGGCAAGGAAGCCGACGTCCATCTGATCTCCCGTGGCGTGCCGGGCACGGATCGGGTGTGCCTGCTGGCCGCCAAGCGATACCGCTCCACCGAGCATCGCCTCTTCCATCGCGACACCGGCTATCTGGAAGGCCGCAGGACTCGCGACGACCGCATGAACCGGGCCATGGCCAGCCGCACCGCCTTCGGCAGGCAGGCGATCGCCGCCCAGTGGGCGGTGGCCGAGTTCGGGGCGTTGTGCAGGTTGTGGGAGCTGGGGGTTCCGGTGCCGTACCCGGTGCAGATCGTGGGGACGGAGATCTTGCAGGAGTTCATCGGAACACCGGACGGGTACGCGGCCCCGCGCCTCGCCCAGGTGTCCGACGGCCTCGACGACCTGTGGGAACAGCTGGTCGCCGCCATGGTCACGCTGGCCCGGGAAGGCCTCGCCCACGGCGACCTGTCTCCGTACAACCTGCTGGTCCACGACGGCAGGCTGGTGATCATCGACCTGCCGCAGATCGTGGACGTGATCGCCCACCCGGCAGGCCCGTCGTTCCTGGACCGCGACGCCCGCAACGTCGCCAACTGGTTCGCCGCCAAGGGCGTCCCCGCCGACCCGGACTCCCTCGCCGAGCTTCTACGTGCGGAGACCGGAATCATCCGCTAG
- a CDS encoding PadR family transcriptional regulator has translation MLELAILGFLRDRPLHGYDLRKRVAALMGHVRPVADGTLYPAIKRMAAAGWLVRKDEPGAAAAPRRMLYLTDEGRAELERRLREPDDLDISDENRWFTLLAFLRHLDEPKEQGAVLRRRLAFLEEPTSFFYDGDRPMAAEEFGDPFRQGLLTIAHATSQAELAWLRATIDALVALDGSA, from the coding sequence ATGCTGGAGCTGGCGATACTCGGGTTCCTCAGAGATAGGCCACTACACGGATACGACCTGCGTAAACGTGTGGCGGCCCTGATGGGGCACGTGCGCCCGGTGGCCGATGGCACGCTCTACCCGGCGATCAAACGGATGGCCGCGGCCGGATGGCTCGTCAGGAAGGATGAGCCAGGGGCCGCGGCCGCGCCACGGCGCATGCTCTACCTGACGGACGAGGGTCGTGCGGAGCTGGAGCGGCGGCTGCGGGAGCCGGACGATCTCGACATCAGCGATGAGAACCGGTGGTTCACGCTGCTGGCGTTCCTCCGCCATCTGGACGAGCCGAAGGAGCAGGGGGCCGTGCTGCGCAGGCGGCTGGCGTTCCTGGAAGAGCCGACCAGCTTCTTCTACGACGGCGACCGGCCGATGGCGGCCGAGGAGTTCGGGGATCCGTTCCGGCAGGGGCTGCTGACCATCGCCCACGCCACGAGCCAGGCCGAGCTGGCCTGGCTCCGCGCCACCATCGACGCCCTGGTTGCCCTCGACGGTTCGGCCTGA